In Pirellulales bacterium, the sequence CCGCTTAAGACTGAAGTTTTGCACTCTCTCAGGTCAATCCCAAAAGTGCCGTGATTCGAGAGGCATGGGCTTGGTGTTTGGTTTCGCTTGCTTTGTCTTCCTCAACTTCAAAATTACGACGGAAAAGCTTCCGCGCTATCCTGCCGAATGTTGCCGATAGACGGTCGCCGGATCGACGATCCGCTTGGCCACGATTTCCGCCCCGCTTGGGGTGAGTTTACGGAAAAAGCAACTGCGGTAGCCTTCGTGGCATGCTGGGCCCGTTTGCCGGACCTTGAGCAAGATAGTGTCGGCGTCGCAATCCACGTAAATTGCTTGAACCTGCTGCACGTGCCCGCTTTCTTCCCCCTTGCGCCATAACCGACGGCGAGACCGACTGTAATACACTGCCCGGCCGGTGGCGAGCGTCTCTGCGTAGCTTTCGGAGTTCATCCAAGCGAGCATCAAAACTTCGCCAGTGCCATCGTCTTGTACAATCGCAGGGACGAGACCATCGCCTTTGGAAAAATCGGGGATCGGCGAGACGGAATTCATAAGATGGATACGATAGACTCAGCACTACCGCCAAGGATTCAACCGACTTGAGCCGAGCTTCAAGATACCGCATTTGGCGTCGATTCGCACTAGCCGCCACCTTGCACACAAGATTCTATTCTTAACGCTTGGAATGCCCAATCATGCCGCAATCGCTCGCCAAACTCATCGATTTTGCCATGCTTCATCCGACCTTGACCGACGCCGAACTGCGCGCCGGCTGCGAACGGGCCAAGCGGCTCGGCGTGGCGAGCGTCTGCATCAAGCCGTATGCCGTGAAGCTTGCCGCCGAGGCCCTGCGCGGATCCGGCGTCGCGGTCGGCACGGTGATCGGCTTTCCGCACGGCAGCAATCCGACTGAAATCAAGGCTGCGGAAGCAGCCTGGGCCTGCGAACAAGGGGCGACCGAACTCGACATGGTGGTCAACGTCGGCAAGGTGATCGGCGAAGATTGGGAATATGTCGAGAGAGAGATTCGGGCGATTGTCGCCGCGGCCCGTGCACGCCAGGCAATCGTCAAAGTAATTTTCGAGAACGATTTTTTGCCAAGTGATACGCTGAAAATCAAGCTGTGCGAAATCTGCGCCAAAGCCGGCGTCGATTTTGTGAAAACCTCCACGGGCTTCGGCTTCGTGAAGCAGCCCAGCGGCGACTACAACTATCGGGGTGCCACGGAACACGACATCGGACTGATGAGAAAGCACCTGCCGCCAAATATTGGCATTAAAGCCTCCGGAGGGGTGCGAACGACAGCCGACGGCCTGCGAATGCAGGAACTCGGCTGCACGCGGTTGGGAACCAGCTCGCCGGAATCGATCGTACTCCAATGAATTGCGACACAGTTTCGCCAGTCACACGTTTCGGCATCCATTCGCCACGCACTTGCTGGCCGACGGCGACGACATTCGTACCGTGCAGGAACTGCTGGGCCAAAGCGACGTTCGCACGACGATGATTTACACGCATGTTTTGAACCGCGGTGGGCGTGGCATTCGTAGCCCAGTTGATGTTTTGGCCCGTCGGGCGATTGGATGATAAGCTGTTTCAGCCTATCACCCGCAAACCGGTGTGACAGATGCGTAACAAACGATTACAATTCGAGTTACGAAACAACAAAGCCTGCGTGTTAGGCTGCAAACTTGCGTCCTACAGGTAATAGGCTGGTCAGCGTAAAAACAAGTTAGGTGGCAGAAACGCGCGAGTAAACGAGGTTTCACGTAATGAACTACTGGACTGACCTGTTTACTCCCGAGACATTCGAGGCGTTTACTAGCTCGGACCGCACGATTTCCGGTTTTCGGGAAACGCAACGGTCCATGGCCGAAAAGATTCGCGTCGGCGACAGGTTCATTTGCTACATGGTCCGAATGTCTCGCTGGATCGGCGTCTTGGATGTGTTGGAAGGGCCGTTCACGGACAAAACGCCAATTTTCGTGCCTGATGACGACCCGTTTGTCGTCAGGTTTAAAGTCAATCCCCTCGTGTGGCTTCCTCTTGAAAAGACGATCCCAATCCACGAGTCGGAAGTGTACTCTCGCCTCTCGTTCACCCGAGACGTTCAGCCGGGCGGATATTGGCTTGGCCCTTTGCGGCGAAGTCTAGTCAAGCTGAACCAGGAAGACGGCGCATTCTTGGATTCGTTCTTGCAGCAATTGCAAGTCGATGGGCGCACTTTCGCGGTAGACAGTGAGCAATACGAGCGCGCGTTAAGGCGACGCATTCAACGGCCAGATGGGCCCGTCGTTGTCAGTGTGCCTGACGACAGGGTCACTCCACAAGAAGAGCACGTGGAGATTTCCACCGATCGGGAGTCAGTTCGCGTCCAGGCCTCTTTGTGCCGCATCGGGGAGGCGATGGGCTTCAAGATTTGGTTGCCTAACGCTGACCGATCGCGGGTTGCCGAACACTGGTCGGCGCAGCCGGGAGTTCTGCTGGACCGCCTGCCGCTCAATTACGACGAAACAACCCTGGACACAATCAAGCGAATCGACGTGCTTTGGCTGAAGAGTCGCGCCATCCGCAGGGCTTTCGAAGTAGAGCACTCGACGGCGATTTACTCCGGCTTACTGCGAATGGCCGATCTCTGCGCCTTGCTCCCGAACATCAATG encodes:
- the hisI gene encoding phosphoribosyl-AMP cyclohydrolase — translated: MNSVSPIPDFSKGDGLVPAIVQDDGTGEVLMLAWMNSESYAETLATGRAVYYSRSRRRLWRKGEESGHVQQVQAIYVDCDADTILLKVRQTGPACHEGYRSCFFRKLTPSGAEIVAKRIVDPATVYRQHSAG
- the deoC gene encoding deoxyribose-phosphate aldolase; this translates as MPQSLAKLIDFAMLHPTLTDAELRAGCERAKRLGVASVCIKPYAVKLAAEALRGSGVAVGTVIGFPHGSNPTEIKAAEAAWACEQGATELDMVVNVGKVIGEDWEYVEREIRAIVAAARARQAIVKVIFENDFLPSDTLKIKLCEICAKAGVDFVKTSTGFGFVKQPSGDYNYRGATEHDIGLMRKHLPPNIGIKASGGVRTTADGLRMQELGCTRLGTSSPESIVLQ
- a CDS encoding tyrosine-type recombinase/integrase, translated to MRHSFASHTFRHPFATHLLADGDDIRTVQELLGQSDVRTTMIYTHVLNRGGRGIRSPVDVLARRAIG